One window of Xanthomonas sp. 10-10 genomic DNA carries:
- a CDS encoding multidrug efflux SMR transporter, giving the protein MPWIYLVLAGLFEIGFAMGLKYSDGFTRLWPTVLTIGLAGISLWFLTQALKTIPVGTGYAIWTGIGALGVTIAGIALFGDSASWSRLACIGLIVAGVIGLKLVS; this is encoded by the coding sequence ATGCCCTGGATCTATCTTGTACTGGCCGGCCTGTTCGAAATCGGCTTCGCCATGGGCCTGAAATACAGCGACGGGTTTACGCGGCTGTGGCCAACCGTGCTGACGATCGGCCTGGCCGGCATCAGCCTGTGGTTCTTGACCCAGGCGCTGAAGACGATTCCGGTCGGTACCGGCTACGCGATCTGGACCGGCATCGGCGCACTGGGCGTGACCATTGCCGGCATCGCCCTGTTTGGCGACAGCGCATCGTGGTCGCGTCTGGCCTGCATCGGGCTGATCGTCGCCGGGGTGATTGGATTGAAGTTGGTGTCGTAG
- the crp gene encoding cAMP-activated global transcriptional regulator CRP, which produces MSPGNTTVVTTTVRNATPSLALDAGTIERFLAHSHRRRYPTRTDVFRPGDPAGTLYYVISGSVSIIAEEDDDRELVLGYFGSGEFVGEMGLFIESDTREVILRTRTQCELAEISYERLQQLFQTSLSPDAPRILYALGVQLSKRLLDTTRKASRLAFLDVTDRIVRTLHDLSKEPEAMSHPQGTQLRVSRQELARLVGCSREMAGRVLKKLQADGLLHARGKTVVLYGTR; this is translated from the coding sequence ATGAGCCCAGGAAACACGACGGTTGTCACTACGACGGTACGTAACGCTACCCCTTCACTGGCGCTGGACGCGGGCACCATCGAGCGTTTTCTGGCGCACAGCCACCGCAGGCGCTATCCGACCCGGACCGATGTTTTCCGGCCAGGAGACCCGGCCGGCACCCTCTACTACGTGATCAGCGGCTCGGTGAGCATCATTGCCGAGGAAGATGACGATCGTGAGTTGGTGCTGGGCTACTTCGGTAGCGGCGAGTTCGTCGGCGAGATGGGGTTGTTCATCGAATCCGATACGCGCGAGGTGATCCTGCGCACCCGCACCCAGTGCGAATTGGCGGAGATCAGCTACGAGCGCCTGCAGCAGCTGTTTCAGACCAGCCTGTCGCCGGATGCCCCCCGCATCCTGTACGCACTGGGTGTTCAGCTTTCGAAACGGCTGCTCGATACCACAAGGAAAGCCAGCCGCCTGGCGTTCCTGGATGTGACCGACCGCATCGTGCGCACCTTGCACGATCTGTCCAAGGAACCGGAAGCGATGAGCCATCCACAGGGCACGCAGCTGCGTGTTTCGCGGCAGGAGCTCGCACGCCTGGTCGGTTGCTCGCGCGAAATGGCCGGACGGGTGCTCAAGAAGCTGCAGGCCGATGGCTTGCTGCATGCACGCGGCAAGACCGTCGTGCTGTACGGCACGCGCTAA
- the trpD gene encoding anthranilate phosphoribosyltransferase, with the protein MPITPQEALQRTIEHREIFHDEMVELMRQIMRGEVSDMMVAAILTGLRVKKETIGEIAGAATVMREFSRRVEVGDRQHMVDIVGTGGDGSHTFNISTCAMFVAAAGGAKVAKHGNRSVSSKSGSADALEALGAVIELQPEQVAASLAQTGIGFMYAPVHHPAMKVVAPVRREMGVRTIFNILGPLTNPAGSPNILMGVFHPDLVGIQARVLQELGAERALVVWGRDGMDELSLGAGTLVGELRDGQVREYEVHPEDFGIAMSASRNLKVADAAESRTMLLQVLDNVPGPALDIVALNAGAALYVAGVSDSIAAGVVRARVVLADGSARARLDAYVAFTRQLGASR; encoded by the coding sequence ATGCCCATCACGCCCCAAGAAGCCCTGCAACGCACCATCGAACACCGCGAAATCTTCCACGACGAAATGGTCGAGCTGATGCGCCAGATCATGCGTGGCGAGGTCTCGGACATGATGGTCGCCGCCATCCTCACCGGGTTACGGGTCAAGAAGGAAACCATCGGCGAGATCGCCGGCGCCGCCACGGTGATGCGCGAATTCTCGCGCCGCGTGGAGGTGGGCGATCGCCAGCACATGGTCGACATCGTCGGCACCGGCGGCGATGGCTCGCATACCTTCAACATCTCCACCTGCGCGATGTTCGTGGCTGCAGCCGGCGGCGCCAAGGTCGCCAAGCATGGCAACCGCAGCGTGTCCTCCAAATCCGGCAGCGCCGACGCGCTGGAAGCATTGGGCGCGGTGATCGAACTGCAGCCCGAGCAGGTTGCCGCATCGCTGGCACAGACCGGTATCGGCTTCATGTACGCGCCGGTGCATCACCCGGCCATGAAGGTGGTAGCGCCGGTCCGCCGCGAAATGGGCGTGCGCACCATCTTCAACATCCTGGGCCCGCTGACCAACCCGGCCGGTTCGCCCAACATCCTGATGGGCGTGTTCCATCCGGATCTGGTTGGCATCCAGGCGCGCGTGCTGCAGGAACTTGGCGCCGAACGCGCGCTGGTGGTGTGGGGGCGCGACGGCATGGACGAACTCTCGCTCGGCGCCGGCACCCTGGTCGGCGAATTGCGCGATGGCCAGGTGCGCGAATACGAAGTGCATCCGGAAGATTTCGGCATCGCCATGTCGGCCAGCCGCAACCTCAAGGTGGCCGATGCGGCCGAATCGCGCACGATGCTGTTGCAGGTGCTGGACAACGTGCCCGGCCCGGCACTGGACATCGTCGCGCTCAACGCGGGCGCGGCCTTGTATGTGGCAGGCGTCTCCGACAGCATCGCTGCCGGCGTGGTGCGTGCGCGTGTGGTGCTGGCCGATGGTTCGGCGCGCGCCCGTCTGGACGCGTATGTCGCCTTTACGCGTCAGCTCGGTGCATCGCGCTGA
- the rplM gene encoding 50S ribosomal protein L13, which produces MTTFTAKSETVQRDWYLVDAAGKTLGRLSTELARRLRGKHKPVYTPHVDTGDYLVVINAEKIVVTGNKLKDKKYHRFTGYIGNLKTESLEQALQRHPERVIEIAVKGMLPKGPLGRTMYRKLKVYSGAEHPHAAQQPQVLDI; this is translated from the coding sequence ATGACTACGTTCACCGCCAAGTCCGAGACCGTCCAGCGCGACTGGTATCTCGTCGACGCCGCCGGCAAGACGCTCGGCCGTCTGTCCACCGAACTGGCCCGCCGCCTGCGCGGCAAGCACAAGCCGGTTTACACCCCTCACGTCGATACCGGCGATTACCTCGTGGTGATCAACGCCGAGAAGATCGTCGTCACGGGCAACAAGCTGAAAGACAAGAAGTATCACCGCTTCACCGGCTACATCGGTAACTTGAAGACCGAGAGCCTGGAGCAGGCGCTGCAGCGCCACCCGGAGCGCGTGATCGAAATCGCCGTCAAGGGCATGCTGCCGAAGGGCCCCCTGGGCCGCACCATGTACCGCAAGCTCAAGGTGTATTCGGGTGCCGAGCATCCGCACGCCGCCCAGCAGCCGCAAGTTCTGGATATCTAA
- the coq7 gene encoding 2-polyprenyl-3-methyl-6-methoxy-1,4-benzoquinone monooxygenase encodes MTQTSPTRLHSPLDRLLVEAQRALETVFGNPPAERPNPAADTPDVALQPDQRRHAAGLMRINHVGEVCAQGLYFGQAAVARDAHTQHHLLEAAQEETDHLAWCADRLHELDSRPSLLNPVWYAGSYALGALAGLRGDDWSLGFVVETERQVEAHLDEHLETLPEIDQRSRAILRVMKIDEARHADQAEQAGARILPPPIPTAMALASKLMKTLAYRF; translated from the coding sequence ATGACCCAGACCTCCCCTACCCGACTGCACAGCCCGCTCGATCGACTCCTGGTCGAAGCCCAGCGCGCGCTGGAGACCGTCTTCGGCAACCCGCCCGCCGAGCGCCCCAACCCCGCCGCCGACACCCCCGATGTCGCGTTGCAGCCAGACCAGCGGCGCCATGCCGCCGGGCTGATGCGCATCAACCATGTCGGCGAGGTCTGTGCGCAAGGCCTGTACTTCGGCCAGGCGGCAGTCGCCCGCGACGCGCACACCCAGCATCATCTGCTGGAAGCCGCGCAGGAAGAAACCGACCACCTGGCCTGGTGCGCGGATCGCCTGCACGAACTGGACAGCCGCCCCAGCCTGCTCAACCCGGTGTGGTATGCCGGCAGCTACGCGCTGGGCGCCCTGGCCGGCCTGCGCGGCGACGACTGGAGCCTGGGCTTCGTGGTCGAGACCGAGCGCCAGGTGGAAGCCCACCTGGACGAGCACCTGGAGACCCTGCCGGAGATCGACCAACGCAGCCGCGCGATCCTGCGGGTGATGAAAATCGACGAAGCCCGCCACGCCGACCAGGCCGAACAAGCCGGCGCCCGCATCCTGCCGCCGCCCATCCCCACCGCCATGGCCCTGGCCTCCAAGCTGATGAAGACCCTCGCCTACAGGTTCTAG
- the trpC gene encoding indole-3-glycerol phosphate synthase TrpC, with the protein MSDILNTILARKAEEIAERSVRVPLAELVARSADLPLTRGFAAAMQASIAAGEPAVIAEVKKASPSKGVIRPDFHPADIAVSYEFGGASCLSVLTDVDFFQGSDAYLRQAREACTLPVLRKDFTVDPYQVYEARVLGADCILLIVSALEDAQLADLSGLAMQLGLDVLVEVHDIDELERAVQVPVPLIGINNRNLRTFEVSLQTTLDMRAAVPRDRILVTESGIVTHADVQLMRSHGVNAFLVGETFMRAPEPGESLRQLFFAHD; encoded by the coding sequence ATGAGCGATATCCTCAACACCATCCTTGCCCGCAAGGCCGAAGAAATCGCCGAGCGCAGTGTGCGCGTGCCGCTGGCCGAACTGGTCGCACGCAGCGCAGACCTGCCGCTCACGCGCGGGTTCGCCGCCGCCATGCAGGCCAGTATCGCCGCTGGCGAGCCTGCCGTGATCGCCGAAGTGAAGAAGGCCAGCCCGTCCAAGGGCGTGATCCGCCCGGATTTCCATCCGGCCGACATTGCGGTCAGCTACGAATTCGGCGGCGCCAGCTGCCTGTCGGTGCTGACCGATGTGGATTTCTTCCAGGGTTCGGATGCCTATCTGCGCCAGGCGCGCGAGGCCTGCACGCTGCCGGTGCTGCGCAAGGATTTCACCGTCGACCCGTACCAGGTCTACGAAGCGCGCGTGCTGGGTGCCGACTGCATCCTGCTGATCGTCTCGGCGCTGGAAGACGCGCAGCTGGCCGATCTCTCCGGTCTGGCGATGCAACTGGGGCTGGACGTGCTGGTGGAAGTGCACGACATCGACGAGCTCGAGCGCGCGGTGCAGGTGCCGGTGCCACTGATCGGCATCAACAACCGCAATCTGCGCACCTTCGAAGTGTCGCTGCAGACCACGCTGGACATGCGCGCTGCAGTGCCGCGCGACCGCATCCTGGTCACCGAAAGCGGCATCGTCACCCATGCCGACGTCCAGCTGATGCGCAGCCATGGCGTGAACGCGTTTCTGGTCGGCGAGACCTTCATGCGTGCGCCCGAACCCGGCGAGTCGCTGCGTCAGCTATTCTTCGCGCATGACTGA
- the rpsI gene encoding 30S ribosomal protein S9: protein MAITQNYGTGRRKSSTARVFLRKGTGKITVNDRPLDEFFGRETARMIVRQPLELTKNTESFDILVTASGGGTTGQAGAIRLGIARALVEYDETLKSELRKAGFMTRDAREVERKKVGLHKARRATQFSKR from the coding sequence ATGGCTATCACGCAAAACTACGGCACTGGCCGCCGCAAGTCCTCCACCGCTCGCGTGTTCCTGCGCAAGGGCACTGGCAAGATCACCGTCAACGACCGTCCGCTGGACGAGTTCTTCGGCCGTGAGACGGCGCGCATGATCGTGCGCCAGCCGCTCGAGCTGACCAAGAACACCGAAAGCTTCGACATCCTGGTCACCGCTTCCGGCGGCGGCACCACCGGTCAGGCCGGTGCGATCCGTCTGGGCATCGCCCGTGCGCTGGTCGAGTACGACGAAACCCTGAAGTCCGAGCTGCGCAAGGCTGGCTTCATGACCCGCGACGCCCGTGAAGTCGAGCGTAAGAAGGTCGGTCTGCACAAGGCCCGTCGCGCGACCCAGTTCTCCAAGCGCTGA
- the speD gene encoding adenosylmethionine decarboxylase: MVKPLPRLRLQGFNNLTKALSFNIYDVCYARTEEERQRYIEYIDEQYDADRLTQILTDVAEIIGANILNIARQDYDPQGASVTILISEEPVIDKKQAGKELISDAVVAHMDKSHITVHTYPETHPQEGIATFRADIDVATCGVISPLKALNYLIESLESDIVIMDYRVRGFTRDVKGKKHYIDHKINSIQHFLAKNVKSRYEMFDVNVYQENIFHTKMHLKDFDLDQYLFEERAKNLSFKERMKIETLLKREIEELFHGRNLSE, encoded by the coding sequence GTGGTCAAGCCGTTGCCTCGCCTGAGGCTACAGGGGTTCAACAACCTCACCAAGGCGTTGAGCTTCAACATCTACGACGTCTGTTATGCGCGTACCGAAGAAGAGCGTCAGCGCTACATCGAGTATATCGATGAGCAGTACGACGCCGATCGTCTGACGCAGATCCTGACCGATGTGGCCGAGATCATTGGCGCCAACATCCTCAATATCGCACGTCAGGACTACGATCCGCAGGGCGCATCGGTGACGATCCTGATCTCCGAAGAACCGGTGATCGACAAGAAGCAGGCCGGCAAGGAGCTGATCTCCGACGCCGTGGTTGCTCATATGGACAAGAGCCATATAACTGTCCATACATACCCGGAGACGCATCCGCAGGAAGGCATCGCCACGTTCCGCGCCGACATCGATGTCGCGACCTGTGGCGTCATCTCGCCGCTGAAGGCGCTGAACTACCTGATCGAAAGTCTGGAATCGGACATCGTGATCATGGACTACCGCGTCCGTGGCTTCACCCGCGACGTGAAGGGCAAGAAGCACTACATCGACCACAAGATCAACTCGATCCAGCACTTCCTCGCCAAGAACGTGAAGTCGCGCTACGAGATGTTCGATGTGAACGTCTATCAGGAAAACATCTTCCACACCAAGATGCACCTGAAGGATTTCGACCTGGACCAGTACCTGTTCGAGGAGCGTGCCAAGAACCTGTCGTTCAAGGAGCGCATGAAGATCGAGACGCTGCTCAAGCGCGAGATCGAAGAGCTTTTCCATGGGCGTAACCTGAGCGAGTAA
- a CDS encoding haloacid dehalogenase-like hydrolase, with the protein MTESFPAPRDDAPLVVFDFDHTLYDGDSGSHLFAWLIKRNPLRLLVALLASPILGPMVAMLPTRRRGVSGYVWIATFGLHRAREFNRFIDAYVLKHEAQIRQRLLPHALKVFTDHRAAGDRVVVATGAPPELARAILGFVAHQDVPVIGSLVGPRLGAVTARRHCHNEEKMRMLRERGYADIAIAYSDSTADLPLLKAARAPVVVNPKANREELFRQVLPAGTPILNWGCRDRGGKAL; encoded by the coding sequence ATGACTGAGTCGTTTCCCGCACCGCGCGACGATGCGCCGCTGGTGGTCTTCGATTTCGACCACACCTTGTACGATGGCGATTCGGGCAGCCATCTGTTCGCCTGGTTGATCAAGCGCAACCCGCTGCGTCTGCTGGTTGCGCTGCTGGCCTCGCCGATTCTCGGACCCATGGTGGCGATGCTGCCCACCCGCCGCCGCGGCGTATCCGGTTACGTCTGGATCGCGACCTTCGGCCTGCACCGTGCGCGCGAGTTCAATCGTTTCATCGACGCTTACGTGCTCAAGCACGAAGCGCAGATCCGGCAGCGTCTGCTTCCGCATGCGCTGAAGGTCTTCACCGACCACCGCGCTGCCGGCGATCGCGTGGTGGTGGCCACCGGCGCGCCGCCCGAGCTGGCGCGCGCGATTCTCGGGTTCGTGGCCCATCAGGACGTGCCGGTGATCGGCAGCTTGGTCGGGCCGCGGCTGGGCGCGGTCACCGCGCGGCGCCACTGCCACAACGAAGAAAAGATGCGCATGCTGCGCGAGCGCGGTTACGCCGACATCGCCATCGCGTATTCGGACAGCACCGCAGACCTGCCGCTGTTGAAGGCTGCACGCGCGCCGGTGGTGGTCAATCCCAAGGCCAATCGCGAAGAGCTGTTCAGGCAGGTGCTGCCCGCCGGCACGCCGATCCTCAACTGGGGTTGCCGCGACCGTGGCGGCAAGGCGCTCTGA
- a CDS encoding RNA pyrophosphohydrolase, whose translation MIDPDGFRPNVGIVLMRKDGQVFWARRVRRDGWQFPQGGMNTDETPVEAMYRELREETGLLPEHVELLGATPGWLRYRLPSRAVRRNERQVCIGQKQVWFLLQFTGDESHLKLDHTDTPEFDHWRWVDFWYPVEHVVIFKRGVYARALRHLAPLAQNLAGPAAVGVMPERALEAWLPGSSAAGHDSPRKRPRKRGGASRVRINND comes from the coding sequence GTGATCGATCCGGACGGTTTCCGGCCAAACGTCGGCATCGTGCTGATGCGAAAGGACGGTCAGGTGTTCTGGGCACGACGTGTGCGCAGGGACGGCTGGCAGTTCCCGCAAGGTGGCATGAACACCGATGAGACACCCGTCGAAGCCATGTACCGCGAGTTGCGCGAAGAAACCGGGTTGTTGCCCGAGCATGTGGAATTGCTCGGCGCCACGCCTGGCTGGCTACGCTATCGCCTGCCGAGTCGGGCGGTCCGCCGCAATGAGCGGCAGGTGTGTATCGGCCAGAAGCAGGTGTGGTTCCTGCTGCAGTTCACTGGCGACGAGTCGCATCTCAAGCTCGACCACACCGATACCCCCGAGTTCGACCACTGGCGCTGGGTGGACTTCTGGTATCCGGTCGAGCACGTGGTGATCTTCAAGCGTGGTGTGTATGCGCGTGCGCTGCGCCATCTGGCGCCGCTTGCGCAGAACCTGGCAGGCCCGGCAGCGGTCGGTGTGATGCCCGAGCGTGCGCTGGAAGCGTGGTTGCCAGGTAGCAGTGCGGCCGGCCATGACAGTCCGCGCAAGCGGCCACGCAAGCGTGGCGGGGCGTCGCGGGTGCGGATTAATAATGATTAA